From one Triticum urartu cultivar G1812 chromosome 3, Tu2.1, whole genome shotgun sequence genomic stretch:
- the LOC125546933 gene encoding ATP synthase subunit beta, chloroplastic-like, giving the protein MRTNPTTSPPGVSTIEEKSTGRIDQIIRPMLDVTFPPDKLPYIYNALVVQSRDTADKQINVTCEVQQLLGNNRVRVVAMSATDGLMRGMEVIDTRAPLSVQVGGATLGRIFNILGEPIDNLGPIDSSATFPIHRSAPAFIELDTKLSIFETGIKVVDLLAPYRRGGKIGLFGGAGVGKTVLIMELINNIAKAHGGVSVFGGVGEQTREGNDLHMEMKESRVINEKNIEESKVALVYGQMNEPPGARMRVGLTALTMAEYFRDVNKQDVLLFIDNIFRFVQAGSEVSALLGRMPSAVGYQPTLSTEMGSLQERIASTKKGSITSIQAVYVPADDLTDPAPATTFAHLDATTILSRGLASKGIYPAVDPLDSTSTMLPYSLGSLV; this is encoded by the coding sequence ATGAGAACTAATCCTACTACTTCTCCTCCCGGGGTTTCCACAATTGAAGAAAAAAGTACAGgtcgtatcgatcaaattattagACCCATGCTGGATGTCACTTTCCCCCCAGACAAGTTACCTTATATTTATAACGCTTTGGTAGTCCAGAGTAGAGACACTGCCGATAAGCAAATTAATGTGACTTGTGAGGTACAACAATTATTAGGAAATAATCGAGTTAGAGTTGTAGCTATGAGTGCTACGGACGGGTTGATGAGAGGAATGGAAGTGATTGACACGAGAGCTCCTCTCAGTGTTCAGGTTGGTGGAGCTACTCTCGGACGAATTTTCAACATTCTTGGGGAGCCTATTGACAATTTGGGTCCTATAGATAGTAGTGCAACGTTCCCTATTCATAGATCTGCGCCTGCCTTTATCGAGTTAGATACGAAATTATCCATCTTTGAAACAGGTATTAAGGTCGTCGATCTTTTAGCTCCTTATCGACGTGGAggaaaaataggactatttgggGGGGCTGGAGTAGGTAAAACAGTACTGATCATGGAATTAATCAATAACATTGCTAAAGCTCATGGGGGCGTATCTGTATTCGGTGGAGTAGGGGAACAGACTCGTGAAGGAAATGATCTTCATATGGAAATGAAGGAATCCAGAGTAATTAATGAAAAAAATATTGAGGAATCAAAGGTAGCTCTAGTCTATGGCCAAATGAATGAACCACCGGGAGCTCGTATGAGAGTTGGTTTAACTGCCCTAACTATGGCGGAATATTTCCGAGATGTTAATAAGCAAGACGTGCTTTTATTTATCGATAATATCTTTCGTTTTGTTCAAGCAGGATCAGAGGTATCCGCTTTATTAGGGAGAATGCCCTCCGCAGTGGGTTATCAACCTACTCTTAGTACAGAAATGGGTTCTTTGCAAGAAAGAATTGCTTCTACTAAAAAGGGATCTATAACTTCGATTCAAGCAGTTTATGTACCTGCAGACGATTTGACCGACCCTGCCCCTGCCACAACATTTGCACATTTGGATGCTACTACCATACTTTCCAGAGGATTA